A window of the Scleropages formosus chromosome 5, fSclFor1.1, whole genome shotgun sequence genome harbors these coding sequences:
- the LOC108938827 gene encoding NACHT, LRR and PYD domains-containing protein 3-like: protein MGLELNHRILSMMALEPGLVALRELRVRRVALVDQLEDHIGSLLEQLLLKRVFTRDDCEEVVYERGPRARVRKTLDILSCKGEEVALEFLLMCSHLQETRREDGVQSVNQTQSAEYLKAIQKHKQTLKRRSECMHCYNTRHGEKIRFSEHYVNLLIVKGHHSLEVKKHEFLAFGQQRISLQRKEVEQRMIKPAQLFMGSQPPKKVLVTGVAGIGKTVLVQKILSDFGSNQAHQTFDFVIQLTFRDLNLIDRPISLRELLLRKNGHLAREIDAILSRDDKLLIVLDGFDEFRHYKECEVEEFVTEPDQEAEVVQVISSLMQGELLPEASVLITSRPTAISHIPINCIDSFVIITGFSLAEIRDFFIRYFVEPALAERMFRCVETNSLMLTLCYIPAFCYIMCSILSSSDGFSSQTPRTMTDVYSQYLVALLRSHTQSRLEPLKTGAEIETQEKLSDIVLGLGKLAYEKLLSHETLFYGQSAEFHQLASSSVVSTFLDKTSVQEQGCTEDVYSFTHFTVQEFFAALYYALGDQISLDILESKAGSSHELSTGYLDLFQRFLSGLLAERNQSLLSRHLQLGRNSRAEGYLSGLLKNIWSRCEKGVHILNQLHCFFEQQDSSLAQQVHPKVLRINVSNDALSPMDFTVMKYFLNLMDSNITELDLTGTNISSEFLRDLLPSLRKCHNLWIGENNLDTDAVQVLAEILQSTNTLLNLGLGWTNIGDEELLILLEALKTNQTLREIWMEGNKITYQGLSAFMDFTLPSSLHKVVAVWNNVSEEEIEALNITYPRTCFVVAFTEDSMWEEWGRWVLDRCEVATDEKLVAILYKVCNISVHQVEIQWVRTFCCELIQLIKTRIDSNTDEDVRCKLEKFQKMLDS, encoded by the exons ATGGGCCTGGAGCTGAATCACAGGATCCTATCCATGATGGCACTGGAGCCCGGCCTTGTGGCACTCAGGGAACTGAGAGTGAGGCGAGTGGCGCTGGTGGACCAGTTAGAGGATCATATTGGCTCTTtgctggagcagctgctcctcAAGAGGGTCTTCACCAGAGATGACTGCGAGGAGGTGGTCTATGAGCGGGGCCCCCGTGCCAGGGTGCGAAAAACATTGGACATCCTGTCCTGTAAGGGGGAAGAAGTGGCCCTGGAGTTTCTACTCATGTGCAGTCATCTGCAGGAAACCAGAAGAGAGGATGGAGTGCAGTCAGTCAACCAGACCCAGTCGGCTG AATACCTCAAAGCGATACAAAAGCACAAACAGACTCTGAAACGGCGAAGCGAGTGTATGCACTGTTATAATACTCGCCATGGAGAGAAAATCCGCTTCTCTGAACATTATGTCAATCTTCTAATTGTGAAAGGGCATCACAGCCTGGAAGTCAAAAAGCATGAGTTTCTGGCCTTTGGGCAACAGAGGATTTCGCTGCAGCGCAAAGAAGTGGAGCAGAGAATGATCAAGCCAGCGCAGCTGTTTATGGGAAGTCAACCCCCCAAGAAGGTTCTGGTCACCGGAGTGGCTGGCATTGGTAAAACAGTGCTGGTGCAGAAAATCCTCAGTGACTTTGGGAGCAACCAAGCACATCAGACCTTCGACTTTGTGATACAGTTGACCTTTAGGGACCTTAATTTGATCGACCGGCCTATCAGCCTTCGAGAGCTGCTACTGCGAAAGAACGGACACCTCGCCCGGGAAATAGATGCTATCCTCTCCAGGGACGACAAGTTGCTGATTGTTCTCGACGGATTCGATGAGTTCAGACACTACAAGGAGTGCGAGGTCGAGGAGTTTGTCACGGAGCCAGATCAGGAGGCCGAGGTTGTGCAGGTGATCTCTAGCCTGATGCAGGGTGAGCTCCTTCCGGAGGCTTCCGTCCTGATCACCAGCCGACCCACAGCCATCAGCCATATCCCCATCAACTGCATTGACTCCTTTGTCATTATCACCGGCTTCTCCCTGGCCGAAATCCGGGACTTTTTCATACGATACTTCGTGGAGCCAGCCCTGGCAGAGAGGATGTTTCGCTGCGTCGAGACAAACAGTCTGATGCTCACCCTGTGCTACATACCTGCATTCTGCTACATCATGTGCAGCATCCTGAGCAGCAGTGATGGCTTCTCCAGCCAGACCCCCAGAACCATGACGGATGTCTACAGCCAGTACCTGGTGGCCCTACTCAGGTCTCACACTCAAAGCAGGCTGGAACCACTCAAGACCGGTGCTGAGATAGAGACTCAAGAGAAGTTGTCTGATATTGTCCTTGGCCTGGGGAAGCTGGCCTACGAAAAGCTCCTGAGTCATGAGACCCTCTTCTACGGACAAAGCGCTGAGTTCCACCAACTGGCTAGCAGCAGTGTGGTCAGCACCTTCCTGGACAAGACATCAGTCCAGGAGCAGGGCTGCACGGAGGATGTctactcattcacacactttaCTGTGCAGGAGTTTTTCGCAGCCCTCTACTATGCACTGGGTGACCAGATATCGCTGGATATCCTGGAAAGCAAGGCTGGCTCCAGTCACGAGCTGAGTACAGGGTACCTGGACCTATTCCAGAGGTTTCTCTCTGGGCTGCTTGCTGAGCGGAACCAAAGCCTTCTATCACGCCATCTGCAGCTGGGGAggaacagcagagcagaggggTACCTTTCCGGACTGCTGAAAAACATCTGGAGTCGATGCGAGAAAGGAGTCCATATCCTCAATCAGCTTCACTGTTTCTTCGAGCAGCAGGACAGCTCCTTGGCCCAGCAGGTCCACCCTAAGGTGTTGCGCATCAACGTCAGCAACGACGCTCTCTCCCCAATGGACTTCACAGTGATGAAGTACTTCCTGAACCTCATGGACAGTAACATAACTGAGCTGGATCTCACGGGGACCAACATCAGCTCAGAGTTTCTGAGGGACTTGTTGCCATCCCTGCGCAAGTGCCACAACCTCTG GATTGGAGAAAACAATCTCGACACCGATGCTGTTCAAGTGCTTGCTGAGATTTTGCAATCTACCAACACTTTGCTGAACCTTGG CTTAGGCTGGACTAACATTGGTGATGAGGAACTGCTTATTCTTCTAGAAGCTttgaaaacaaaccaaacactACGAGAGATCTG GATGGAAGGGAACAAAATAACCTACCAAGGCCTGTCAGCATTTATGGATTTTACTTTGCCATCATCTCTCCACAAAGTAGT TGCTGTTTGGAACAATGTAAGTGAAGAGGAAATAGAAGCGCTCAACATAACATACCCCAGGACATGCTTTGTAGTGGCATTCACCGAGGACAGCATGTGGGAGGAGTGGGGAAGGTGGGTGCTTGACAGGTGTGAGGTCGCAACGGACGAGAAGCTGGTGGCCATCCTGTACAAGGTGTGCAACATATCTGTCCATCAGGTAGAAATACAGTGGGTGCGGACCTTCTGCTGCGAGCTCATACAACTGATCAAGACCCGGATAGACAGTAATACTGACGAAGATGTGAGATGCAAGTTGGagaagtttcagaaaatgttggATTCCTGA